A single Lolium perenne isolate Kyuss_39 chromosome 6, Kyuss_2.0, whole genome shotgun sequence DNA region contains:
- the LOC127310750 gene encoding uncharacterized protein, translated as MDMLNDSSVDLDAGIDAFDGEDNIEGIDDDEEEEGGGDEAVDDEEVVEVDPAATGSSAPPKPRTSNYTEIEDATLVRAWSRVGMDACTGVDQAGKRYWQRIEDLYHQLKPRTKSMADRSYRSLEGRWSTIKPACSRWSAAMDQVADNPPSGCVPEDYPKYAQLRYKDMAGSKNKEFQFQHCFSLLQHLPKWKLRDSEPKCKKEAMLSMDDEGEDMSVRNKGKPEGSKKAKERMKVESEAASFKEKLDQLMKSKEALTMKTLETKLLITEKKEVKLAMVEARREDAKVKAELESRTIALKEVKAMKELLAEEREIMMIRTEDMDEDQLAWWKETKADIMARKMLARQARAASDVGASTPRGQ; from the exons ATGGACATGCTCAACGATTCCTCGGTGGACTTGGACGCCGGCATCGATGCGTTCGATGGGGAGGACAATATCGAAGGgattgatgatgatgaggaggaggagggtggGGGTGACGAAGCGGTCGATGACGAGgaggtggttgaggttgatccagcTGCCACCGGTTCTTCCGCGCCGCCGAAGCCACGCACCTCGAACTACACCGAGATTGAAGACGCGACCTTGGTCCGTGCTTGGAGTAGGGTGGGGATGGATGCGTGCACCGGAGTGGACCAAGCCGGCAAGCGCTATTGGCAGCGCATCGAGGATCTCTACCACCAGCTGAAGCCTCGCACCAAGAGTATGGCCGACAGATCCTACCGCTCCCTTGAAGGCCGGTGGAGCACCATCAAACCAGCTTGTTCTCGTTGGAGTGCTGCCATGGACCAAGTGGCCGACAACCCCCCTAGTGGATGCGTGCCGGAGGACTAT CCCAAGTATGCTCAACTGAGGTACAAAGACATGGCCGGCTCCAAGAACAAGGAATTTCAGTTCCAACATTGCTTTTCCTTGCTTCAACATCTTCCTAAGTGGAAGTTGAGGGACAGTGAACCAAAGTGCAAGAAGGAAGCAATGCTCAGCATGGATGATGAAGGGGAGGACATGAGTGTGAGAAACAAAGGAAAGCCCGAGGGCTCCAAGAAAGCCAAGGAGAGGATGAAGGTAGAAAGCGAAGCAGCTAGCTTCAAGGAGAAATTGGATCAACTCATGAAGTCCAAGGAGGCATTGACGATGAAGACATTGGAGACCAAGCTCCTCATCAccgagaagaaggaggtgaagcttGCCATGGTGGAAGCAAGGCGGGAAGATGCCAAGGTGAAGGCCGAACTGGAATCGAGGACGATCGCACTCAAAGAAGTCAAGGCGATGAAGGAGCTCTTGGCCGaggagagggagatcatgatgATACGCACCGAGGATATGGACGAGGATCAGCTGGCGTGGTGGAAGGAGACCAAGGCGGACATCATGGCGAGGAAGATGCTCGCGCGTCAAGCTCGTGCTGCAAGTGATGTTGGTGCTTCGACTCCTCGAG GACAATGA
- the LOC139832297 gene encoding uncharacterized protein, with the protein MADGEGGGGGGEGGGSSECLPMDNLVEAMVSNSQAMAEALAADRARREATDRIQRESWEAALKEKDAEIGRLRAEAADAKNKLQADARRNMRWEAAYELLLGANQKLAELRDADMQDSRTLAETPNSKEVESSQTTVDHTASNFRKLKQAYETKKDKEVSALLSEKNSLHSQLDIMQKDYAELLKNKKVEAAQATEAAIKLQQSVDEHKALGQNKDAEIARLQVEAVGGEKKYPLAVWRLDMLRCNLVNLNYTKLLKSKKVLTQKKDHEINILRAEVVGAKRKVHQMHSLLKEKDDEIQRLKGWHVEFQKHYKKAHRKSRSVDPAVTPMRASSMSNDCEMSRSHEDADEQSQGDKDDDDGQSRSDEHDISQSGHDKETMNNPILKPLGNHKRKRDACNAETANGKSHVESNR; encoded by the exons ATGGCcgacggcgagggcggcgggggaggcgGAGAGGGCGGCGGGAGCTCCGAGTGCCTCCCCATGGACAATCTGGTGGAGGCGATGGTGAGCAATAGCCAGGCAATGGCGGAGGCTCTCGCCGCCGACCGCGCGCGCCGGGAGGCGACCGACAGGATCCAGCGCGAGTCCTGGGAGGCGGCGCTGAAGGAGAAGGACGCCGAGATAGGCAGGTTGCGAGCAGAAGCCGCCGACGCCAAGAATAAGCTGCAG GCTGATGCGAGAAGGAATATGAGGTGGGAGGCGGCTtacgagctgcttctcggtgccaATCAGAAGCTCGCCG AACTCAGAGATGCTGACATGCAGGATTCCAGAACCTTGGCAGAAACCCCCAACTCTAAG GAAGTTGAAAGTTCTCAAACCACCGTGGATCACACTGCAAGCAACTTCAGAAAACTAAAGCAAGCTTACGAAACTAAGAAGGACAAGGAAGTTTCTGCATTACTCTCAGAAAAGAATTCTCTGCATAGCCAGTTGGATATAATGCAGAAGGACTATGCGGAGCTCCTGAAGAACAAGAAAGTGGAGGCAGCACAAGCTACCGAAGCAGCAATAAAGCTTCAGCAGAGTGTAGATGAGCATAAGGCGTTGGGCCAAAATAAGGATGCTGAGATTGCTAGATTGCAAGTTGAAGCTGTGGGGGGCGAAAAGAAGT ATCCCCTTGCTGTTTGGAGACTTGATATGCTACGTTGTAATCTGGTGAATCTT AACTACACCAAGCTCCTGAAGTCGAAGAAAGTTTTGACCCAAAAGAAGGATCATGAGATTAACATATTGCGAGCAGAAGTTGTTGGTGCGAAAAGAAAGGTACATCAAATGCACTCCTTGCTCAAGGAGAAAGATGATGAAATCCAAAGACTGAAAGGTTGGCACGTTGAGTTTCAGAAGCACTACAAGAAGGCACATAGAAAATCTAGGTCTGTTGATCCAGCTGTAACTCCAATGCGTGCCTCTTCAATGTCAAAT GATTGTGAGATGAGTAGAAGCCACGAGGATGCTGATGAGCAGAGTCAAGGTgacaaggatgatgatgatgggcAGAGTAGAAGCGATGAGCATGACATTAGTCAGAGTGGACATGATAAGGAAACAATGAACAACCCAATTCTAAAGCCTCTCGGAAACCACAAGAGGAAGAGAGATGCTTGTAATGCCGAGACTGCCAATGGCAAAAGCCACGTTGAAAGCAATCGGTAA
- the LOC127308787 gene encoding pentatricopeptide repeat-containing protein At2g01860 yields the protein MSSLVSRPTPPALSGGVSPAASASVLTFGATWLRSSNSYGLPTPSRALMVSCTGSSSGGFANDKQQACQENVAAAENQDGGLGWSKDEIEAISALFARPMHQKPPKPPSPATRRPLPLPQPHKTRLPAAPAPKQHVRLPLRSSFSDRVRKDPEVLVGIARDIAALAPDSEVSTVLDRWAPFLRKGSLSMTIRELGHMGLPERALQTLCWAQAQKAVPLFPDDRILASAVEVLARFDELRMESALEECVPSASRAVLEAMASGFIGAGKAGLARKVLELARINKRTLHPGIYAKLILEVAQTPEGYGLAAALLDELGERPDFDLRPQDCTAVMKVCVKLRRYAAVESLFSWFRASGRNPTVVMYTTVIHSRSRDGRHREALALVWEMEQANCLLDLPAYRVIVKLCVALRDPERAFRYLSRLKEAGFLPTSDIYCNLIEGYAVAGRMAKCRQLIREAESTGVMLDRRLVSSVSEMDNGHP from the coding sequence ATGTCGTCTCTGGTGAGCCGGCCAACGCCCCCCGCGCTGTCCGGCGGCGTTTCACCAGCAGCATCGGCGTCAGTGCTGACATTCGGCGCCACATGGCtccgcagcagcaacagctatGGTCTTCCTACTCCGTCTAGAGCTCTGATGGTCTCTTGCACGGGTTCGTCAAGTGGAGGTTTTGCCAACGATAAGCAGCAGGCCTGCCAAGAGAACGTCGCCGCCGCTGAGAATCAAGACGGGGGTCTGGGATGGAGCAAGGACGAGATCGAGGCCATCTCGGCGCTGTTCGCCCGGCCGATGCACCAAAAGCCGCCGAAGCCCCCGAGCCCGGCGACGCGGCGGCCGCTCCCGCTGCCGCAGCCCCACAAGACGAGGCTGCCGGCCGCTCCGGCGCCGAAGCAGCACGTCCGGCTCCCCTTGCGCTCCTCGTTCAGCGACCGGGTGCGCAAGGACCCTGAGGTCCTCGTCGGGATCGCCCGGGACATTGCCGCGCTCGCGCCGGACTCCGAGGTGTCCACGGTGCTGGACCGCTGGGCGCCGTTCCTCCGGAAGGGGTCGCTCTCCATGACCATCCGGGAGCTCGGCCACATGGGGCTCCCCGAGAGGGCGCTCCAGACGCTGTGCTGGGCGCAGGCGCAGAAGGCCGTGCCGCTGTTCCCCGACGACCGCATCCTGGCCTCGGCCGTCGAGGTCCTGGCGCGCTTCGACGAGCTGAGGATGGAGTCCGCGCTCGAGGAGTGCGTGCCGTCGGCGAGCCGCGCCGTCCTCGAGGCCATGGCGAGCGGGTTCATCGGGGCGGGCAAAGCAGGCCTCGCGCGCAAGGTGCTCGAGCTTGCCAGGATAAACAAGAGAACGCTGCACCCAGGCATCTATGCAAAGCTGATTCTGGAAGTTGCCCAGACACCTGAAGGCTACGGGCTCGCTGCTGCGCTGCTCGATGAGCTTGGTGAGAGGCCGGACTTTGACCTGCGGCCGCAGGACTGCACGGCTGTCATGAAGGTCTGCGTAAAGCTCAGGCGGTACGCGGCCGTGGAGAGCCTGTTCAGCTGGTTCAGGGCGTCCGGCAGGAACCCAACCGTGGTGATGTACACGACTGTGATCCACAGCCGCTCCCGAGACGGGAGGCACCGGGAGGCGTTGGCCCTGGTGTGGGAAATGGAGCAAGCAAACTGCCTTCTTGACCTGCCGGCATACCGGGTCATCGTCAAGCTGTGTGTGGCATTGCGCGATCCAGAAAGGGCTTTTCGGTACCTGTCTAGGTTGAAGGAGGCTGGGTTCCTTCCGACCAGTGACATATACTGTAATTTGATTGAAGGCTATGCCGTAGCGGGGAGGATGGCCAAGTGCCGGCAGCTTATCAGGGAGGCTGAGTCCACCGGCGTGATGCTGGACAGGAGGCTGGTTTCAAGCGTGTCTGAGATGGATAATGGACATCCTTGA